Sequence from the Oceanispirochaeta sp. M1 genome:
CACCCACTGGTATATAAAATGTACGCTTCAAGGCGCACCAAGGATCATGACATCCCGACTGACTGCTTCAAAAGCTTGTTATATCGATTTTCACGATTCAAAGTTTTCTTCCTCGAATAAATCTATTAATCTAATATGTCGACAATCTAAATCGTCACAAACATCAGGTATCCTTGGGTATTCAAGATTTCCTGCATGTTGCTCTTCAGTAATAACAGTTAAATCATATATATTTGCAGTTGCAATTACCCATGGATCTGCTCCAGATTTTCTTTCTTTTATTCGAATTAGGTTAGGATAGATCGATAAAATACGCTTTACTTCCATTTGGATCTCTAACTCTGGTGATATAAAGCAATCTTCATATTTTGATGCCAATAAATATGCTTTATCATCCTCCGTTGTTTTCAATTCTTCAAATACTTCAAAGGATGAAACTATAGTTTTATTATTTAGTAATTCTTCAA
This genomic interval carries:
- a CDS encoding DUF4411 family protein, producing the protein MKYCIDSCSLITLKNDYRQSVFPKIWIKFEELLNNKTIVSSFEVFEELKTTEDDKAYLLASKYEDCFISPELEIQMEVKRILSIYPNLIRIKERKSGADPWVIATANIYDLTVITEEQHAGNLEYPRIPDVCDDLDCRHIRLIDLFEEENFES